The nucleotide window GGGCCGGGTGCCCTACGACGACTTCCCGGTGGTTTTCCTGCCGCCCTACGAGAGCCCGCCCGCCTGGGTGCCGCCGCACGAGGTCAgcccggggcggggggagcggggcacggcccgggggtggcggtggcggcggcgggcgggggagcccggcccggccccggctgaGCCGCCGCGCGTCCCCCGCAGCGCGTGTATCACCCCGACTACAACAACGAGCTCACGCAGTTCCTGCCCCGCACCATCGTGCTCAAGAAGCCGCCCGGGGCGCAGGTGAGGCGGGCGGCGCCGGCCCGGCGCTGCCTGGGCGCGGTGAGGCGTTCCCGGAGCGCTCGGTGGCGGGAGAGGCGCTGGGATCGCGATGTTCCCGTCCTGGCGCAGGGAAGGGCTGTGACAGGCGTGGGGCGGGCAGGGCGGGGGGCGAGGGTTGTTCCCTATGGGGTTGGTATATtgggatgtggagctgctggaggatggGAGCGGGTTCCCAAGGGTGTTCCCGGTGGCAGGAATCGGGAGGGAGGGCTGgcgctgctgcctggctggGCACCGCCGCACCCACGCCGTGGATCcgcccaggagcagggcagggagggagatcCTGCGGTATTGGaagggccctggacagggggAAGAATCCTGGGGAATGGAAAGAGAACCGGGCCAAGGGAAGGGTCCTGGTGACTGCGTTTTCCTGCtggcttttcccacagctgggcTTCAACATCCGAGGAGGAAAAGCCTCGCAGTTGGGAATCTTCATCTCCAAGGTGTGTCTGTCCTTGTGCCGTTCCCGCCCCGGATCCTGCCCTTGCCggtgggagcagctgagccCGCGGGGTGGGCAGGGAGGCTCTGGCTGCCTCAGAACATCCTGCTCCACTCCCTGGCCTCCTCCCGGCCCCTGGAATTGCTCCCCGGGGCAGTGTGGGAGGGCAGCTGTGGGACAtgccctgctgccatccctgctctccctTCCCAGGTGATTCCCGACTCGGATGCTCACAGGGCCGGGCTGCAGGAGGGGGACCAGGTGCTCTCGGTGAACGATGTGGATTTCCAGGATATTGAGCACAGCAAGGTGAGCgctgggatgggaaatccaCCTCCTTGCAGcctctgagcccagcacaggagcCATGGAATGCTCTGTCCTCGTTTTCCAGGCCGTGGAGATCCTGAAGACGGCGCGGGAGATCACGATGCGCGTCCGGTACTTCCCCTACAGTAAGTGCCCAGTCCTGGGGTGCTCCTTGGGAAGCAGATTTCCATAAATCCCTGCCCATTCCACCCGAGTTGAGCAGCCCAAGGTCACTGATTGTTGATTTGGGATCAGGCACCACATCAGGATAATGAGGCCGGGTTTCATCTGCCCACGCAGGAGAACTCGGAGAGCAGGAAGGTGAGATGGTTGGGAATGGAAAAGTTAATTTCAAGCTCATGAATTTCAGCTAATTATACTTGAATAACATAGAAACAAGGTTTGGCACAGGTCCCAGTGGTGGATATCCCTCCCGAAGGATGTTTGAATTGTGAGTGAAGGGAAGGATTGGGTTAACTCCCAGTTTCTGCTTCTGCACCTATAAAGTTCCAAGATTTAAGGgatgaaaaaaggaagaagtcaAGCCAAACAAGGATTCTTCATAGAATGGAAAGTGGCcattaggaaggaaaaaaaaggaggaagagggagagagggggttTAGAACAGAtcatttaaaacaaagcattttgttCTAAATGCCCTAAAATCACTTGAAATGACTGCTGGGGGTGCACTTGGAAAGCCAGAGGGTCTCAAATGCTGCCTCCACTTGGGAATGCGTGTTTTCCTGAACATTTTGGGTGATTGCCCCTGGCCATGCTCTCCTTGTCCCTCCCTCCCAGATTACCAGCGGCAGAAGGAACGGACAGTTCACTAACAGGGAGCTTCATCCTGCCAAAACCTCTCCACTCCTTTTTCCCAGCGTCTGAGATGACTCCTCACGTTTCAGCTTTCACTGGAGGCACCACTGGCCTGCACAGGATCAACTCTTTCCCACAGGGGGAGATGCCCAGGGGCTCATTTGGCTGGAAGATGGATGGGGATTGAGGCTGTGCTCCTGGGAATGGGTGTTGGGAAAAGCTGGTGTGaggtgggtcctggggggcagctgctccagcaggatccAGATTTTAGCAAGACTTTAATTAAGTGAGCTCTGGGCTGGTTCTGGATCCCTTGATCCTGGATCCCTGGTTGTTGAGCACTCctgagcagagcacaggcaTTGTTCCACTCTCTTGTGCCATGGaattcttcccttctcctctgtcccagctctgctctgcattGCTGGGTTTGCTGGCAACTCCAGGAGTAAAATTCAGCCCCAGTTtgtgcacagccctggctgttTGTGCCTCTTTGCTGATAAAACCCCCACAGTATAGGACTGGGAGTCTGGAAATATTAATTACCAAGGAAATTATCAGCAAATCCAGGGGCAAATGCCTGGTGGGATAACGTTGTAATGGCTTCAGGACAGCCCTGGTTCTGACCTTCTCTTCCTTGTGgtgtttttcactttttctgtaaaaacaatCAATAAATCAAGTACAGCAGCCCGACTTCAGCTTCTTCCCACTCAGGAAGTCTGTGTGGAGGTTGGGATGTACCCACCATGAGCACCATTCCAAGGAAATGCTGGGACAAGGCTCAGCTCCACTCACCCTTGCAGCCTGCAGGAGAAAATTTGGGATCTGCAGCTGTTTCAGGGGCTTTTTCCACTGACTCTGCTGGAAAAATCAGCCCCTGATTAACCTGGAGTGTgttccagcactgccaggaagGAGCAAGGCAGGATCGTGGCTCTGGTGGCACCAACCCAactccaggagcagggcaggtcactgagccaggctgggaacGAGGAAAAGACACTGGAAAAGAGATTTTCACTCTGAATTAAATATTAGCTTTTCCACGAGGGGAATGAAGATCCTGGAAGTCCCTTCAACAgtctgggaaagggaaggagacCTCTTGTATCACCTGTCTGTTTTCCCAGAATCTCTGTGTTCCATAGGGAAGAAGGAGCTGCAGATGCAATTTCAAGGTTGAATTTGTCCCTCCTGCTTCAGAGCATTCCCTGGCAGGAGCTCCAGGAAGgtctcccctgccccaggcagctccTCCCAGGGAATGACTCAGGTGTTTTCCTGCTGACCTGGCTGACAGGAAAGGGTGGATTCTTTCCCAAGGCATGCTCTTGTTTTGGGTATGTTAATTAGCAAAGCATTAAGGCCACCAGAATCTATTTCATCCTCCAGAACTCGAGCAGTTACTGATTCCTGGTGGGAAAAAAACAGCTCCAGCAacactgggtttttttagtgACTGACAAAACGGAGCTGAGAGGCACAAATTTGTAGAATCaaggaatggtttgggtgggaaggatcatccatgggacagggacacctcccactagcccaggttgctgcaagctccatccagcctgggctggacacttgcagggatgaagggagcactgccaggggttcagctgcagggaagcagcactggcagagtccaGCAGGTCCttctggagcagcaggatcAGTCCCAggtgtgctgcagggcagggctcaACTGAGGGCTCCAGGAGCCACGTGCTCCTGGCTCCAGTCACGTTTGGAGCCACAGGATCCTGTGCTGCTATCCCAAAATAGGGATCCTTCTTCCCAGGCTTTGGTAACCTCTCCCAGGGCTGAGATCATACAAGCACGTCCAGCCCTAAACCTCAGTGAGGCAATTCCACAAGTCACTTGTCCTTCCAACACCTGGACATCACTTCCAGCTCATTGCCTGCTGAATTTCTTGGattaaatctcattttttgcTGTTCAGGCTTGAAAGCAACAAAGATCAAATATGAAAAAAGAGACTTCCCGAGAACATTGTCACATATTCCACATTTTACAACATCAACAAAGTCCTTTCTCCCcctctgtccttccttctgctccatTCTTTCTCCCCATTCATCCTTCCTCCTCTATCCCTTCTTCAAGCTGCTTGCTCCATCCTTCCtccattcctcctcctcctccacccctaCTCAGGCCAGGCATGTCACACCTCGGAGCAAACCCCTTTTAGAGCTGCAGGAGAGCGCATTGTTGGTGAAAtaactttatttatttagtgaTACACTGTGGCTGTGTCACACAGTCCTTACTCAGAGTTACAGTCACACTTACTCGCTACAGCTACAAGACAGCAGGGCCGGACACACGGCAGGAACACATCCAGAAAAACAGAGGGAAGGGAACTATTGGATTCCACTAATTACCCCCCGCCCCTAATTGGGGTCTCCCCCCTCCCGCCCCGGTCCGTGAGTCGAACAACACgaagggacagcagagctgcccgTGAGGAGGGACAGCAACACCGCTTCTACAGACACGGACACCGACACCAGCACTCCCACGAGGGGCTATGTACAGGGAATGGGATCAGCTTCCcgaggggcagggagggggtcGCATCCCAGCTTCCTCCTGCGGGACTCTGCGGTGCACGCAGAGCTCAGGGACGGAGGGACaccctgaggaggggacaaagtGCCACTGACCCCCACAGCGTGCTCACTGTCCTCCCACAGCACCCTCCGTGTCACACAGGCCAGCTGGGGAAAGGACAGCGGGATTCTCCTCTCTGCCAATGGACAAACCAGCTTTTTGtggacccccaaaaccctggGGAATCTCTGAAATGCTCTATGAGTTATTCAAAACCAGGGTCTGGGGGAAAGGAGGCAGTTCCCAACCTCCAAGGTTGGGGTGTGACACCAGAATTCCCTTCAGCAGCGTCCAATCCTCCACCCAGTGCGACAGGAATTCCCTGCCACTGCTCCCCTCAGCTTTGGCAAAGGTTAAAACTCCCCCGGGAGTGAAATGGCTGCTGGTcccatcccagagctctgctccaaGGCCAGAGGCAATGGGAATGATCCCATCAAGCAGCAACCTGGCAATGAGAGTGGAATgttgcccttccctctgctgtggCTCTCCTGCTCCGCATGAAGCAGCTCCCACGACAAAGAACAGGAGAGTGGAGATCAGGGAAGGAGCCTGAGGAGCATCCATAACTCCCAGGGCAGGCATTGCCCCGGCAGTGATGGATCCCAGGTCACTGTTTGCTTCCAGAATCCCTGAGGatctctccccacccagcctCGGGCTGCAAAGCCTCTGTGTCCTCATCCTCCCCCAGGTCTGCAGCCAACACTCACCAACATCCTGTGGATGGGAAGAGATTCCAGCgaggggagcagggatgtcCCTGCCACACAAACAGGAGCAACAAGGCCAAAGCTCTCAGAGTCTGGGGCTCTCCAGGCCCTGTGTGACTCGAGGGGCAAAACTGGGAAGTTGTGAGCAAGAGTTAGCCAGGATCACCCACGGAGAGGAGAAACCAGGGAGCTGATGGGGAGTGTGCCCTGCGGGAAGCAAAGCCTGGGAACCTGCAGAGTCCAAAAAGGCAAGTCCAAGTGACTGGTTTAAGCTTAAGGAGTAGCCTTTTTCCAGAGGAAGTGGGGATGCAGGACAGGGggctggagaaggcagggggAGGATGCaaggcaggagggaaggcagaAAACCCACCCCCCAAAAGCTTCATTTTTGTCTTCCCTAACTCGGCAGCTTTTCCATGGCATTCACAAGATACATCTgagcagggaggctccaggTGGGAACggggagaaagggaggaaagagagaaagagagagagaaagtgTGAAGGGCACCGTGGTACCAAAGTGcaacaacataaaaaaataaacttaaaaGACAGGACACTCATTCTGCACTCAGGGCTCAAACCATGCAGTGAGAGGggcggccggggctgctccccacCAGTACACAGGGATTCACTCGCTTGGGAATGGTTTTCCAGCCCCAGAGGGGTGGCAATGAGCAGGGTGTTCTCCgggagcccggccgggcggggtgctgctggcaggggctgttAGCAGGAGCACCCGCTCTCCGTGACTGGCTGCTCGGGGGGCTTCTCTAGTTTGATGTCAATCACTGCAGGGACAGTCAAGGAATCACCCAGCACAGGATTTGGAAGGGTTTGTTTGGGGTGTCTCCATGGCCTGCCTGCACAGGGTGACCGCAAAGGTCTCACGTGGTGAGACCTTTCAGATGGACAAAAAGAATAACAAACTCTGGTGTTTTAAAGCTGTGGGAATTCCAGCCTCAGTTCGATTGGAGAAGCAAAACTTGTGCTGACCATTAGCTGTGTACATTTATACCTGGCCCACAAACAGGGTCATACAATCCCAGGGTGGcttgggttggaggggaccttaaagatccctcagtgccaccccctgccatgggcagggacaccttccactagtccagggtgctccaaactccatccagcctggccttggacacttccatggatctagaggcagccacagcttctctgggcaatctgtgccagggcctccccaccttcacagggaaggattccttcccaatatcccatctaaccttgccctctggcagtgggaagcaattccccttgtcctgtcactccaagCCATTGCAAATATTCCCTTTCCATGTTTCTTTTTGGCTTCTTCAGGTCCTGAAGGCCTGaattaggtcaccccaaagcttctcttcTCCATCCTCAATAATCCCAATTGTTCCAACCTTTCCtcatggcagagctgctccatccctctgctcacaCTCCAACAGCTCCGTGCCCTGTTTCAGCCACATCCCTGCAAACCCCAGCAAGGCCCATCCCCACAACGTGCCAAAGAAAGTCAGTAAGCCCAATTTAACACCAGATAATTGCCCAACTTCATGGGAAAATAAGGATACTGTCTTCTTTGCTCTTCTCTGGTGTGCTGTCCATCCCAGGTAAGGCAGCAGCCACACGGCGGAAAAGCTGGAAAGCAGCAAGAGAGAAGCTCAAGGCTTGTCAGAAACAAGTTCCTGTTAGAAACATCGTTTTACAGCAGGACTCTGAGGCTGAGTTGTACAAACTCCTTAAGTGGGTACTtcagcaggcagagcagtgaTCAAAAATGTCATCAGAATTTTATGTAGGAAATTTCACAGGTTTTAAAGAACTTGCATTAAAGAACTTATTCAATGCCTAcaaaaaaacaggttttttttacCTGTTCCTACTTAAAGAGAACATGGAATTAATTGGTAATATTCTTCCAGGGACTCATGGAACTCCCTCCTGCACTTACTAAACATCATTTACCATGTTCAGCCTCTGCTTGTGCACACAGGGTGCACATCTGGGGATTTCTGATCACTCAGCTGGCACTGAATATTCCTTTGTGGAACAACAGAGCTTTTAGAGCCCAGCCCTTCAGATCAGTCCTGCTGCCAAAGAGCCATTCCTCAGCAGAACTGCTGGTTCCAGGGAGCTGCACTTACACTGGGAAGGGTTATGGTATCCCCAGAAAACCTGGAAAATGGATTTGCATCATTCCTCAGTCAACGTTTGGAGCTCGTCCTGCTGCCCTCACACAGCACAGacactgccaggctgctgaaCTCTGCTGCATCAAACCCCAGAgcaatccctgctgctgctgattcccctcccagcagctcctcagccacCCCCAAAGGGTGTTCCTTGCAAATCCAAGGtcccagggagg belongs to Lonchura striata isolate bLonStr1 chromosome 14, bLonStr1.mat, whole genome shotgun sequence and includes:
- the PDZD11 gene encoding PDZ domain-containing protein 11 isoform X2; this translates as MEGRVPYDDFPVVFLPPYESPPAWVPPHERVYHPDYNNELTQFLPRTIVLKKPPGAQLGFNIRGGKASQLGIFISKVIPDSDAHRAGLQEGDQVLSVNDVDFQDIEHSKAVEILKTAREITMRVRYFPYSTTSG
- the PDZD11 gene encoding PDZ domain-containing protein 11 isoform X1, coding for MEGRVPYDDFPVVFLPPYESPPAWVPPHERVYHPDYNNELTQFLPRTIVLKKPPGAQLGFNIRGGKASQLGIFISKVIPDSDAHRAGLQEGDQVLSVNDVDFQDIEHSKAVEILKTAREITMRVRYFPYNYQRQKERTVH